From Haemorhous mexicanus isolate bHaeMex1 chromosome 1, bHaeMex1.pri, whole genome shotgun sequence, one genomic window encodes:
- the LOC132338789 gene encoding uncharacterized protein LOC132338789, producing the protein MFPGVPSQFLGDFRCFQLVLGSFQVFLAGFWAISGGFGCFQVFFRCSPGVPSRFLGYFRCFQPVFGPFFGCFPGVLRCSQVFPAHFRVFLGCSQPVFGVFLASFPGVFRCFGCSLLFSRCSQVFPADFWGIFRCFRPILNYFWVFTAHFRHFWGILGVPIPFLGCFRYSRSIFWAFSGVSIQFLGHFQVFLADFGLFLSVPSRFLGCSGCSHSIFGVFQVFHFHFWGVSGIPTPFFGCFGCSHSIWGGYFWVFPSGFEVFQVFHFHFWGVLGCFHPYSGCSRCSILGVFQVFPIPFLGYFQHSQSIFGVFQVFPSIFGVFPLRFWGISGIPNSIFRVFQVFPFHFWGISGVPCPFSGCFRCSRCSILGVFQVFPAHSRGVSVPPGCLGGTGGAVPCR; encoded by the exons ATGttcccaggtgttcccagccagtttttgggggatttcaggTGTTTCCAGCTGGTTTTGGGCTCATTCCAGGTGTTCCTGGCCGGTTTCTGGGCTATTTCTGGTGGCTTTGGCTGTTTCCAGGTGTTCTTCAGGTGTTCTCCAGGTGTTCCCAGCCGGTTTTTAGGGTATTTCAGGTGTTTTCAGCCGgtttttgggccattttttggttgttttccaggtgttctCAG GTGTTCTCAGGTGTTCCCAGCCCATTTcagggtatttttggggtgttcccagccggtttttggggtgttcctGGCCAGTTTTCCCGGTGTTTTCAGGTGCTTTGGGTGTTCCCTgttgttttccaggtgttctCAGGTGTTCCCAGctgatttttggggcattttcaGGTGTTTCCGGCcgattttgaattatttttggGTGTTCACAGCCCATTTTCgccatttttggggtattttgggtgtTCCcattccatttttggggtgtttcaggtATTCCCGTTCCATTTTTTGGGCATTTTCAGGAGTTTCCATCcaatttttggggcattttcaGGTATTTCTAGCcgattttgggttatttttgagTGTTCCCAGCCGCTTTTTGGGGTGTTCCGGGTGTTCCCactccatttttggggtgtttcag gtgttccatttccatttttggggtgtttcaggtATTCCCACTCCATTTTTTGGGTGTTTCGGGTGTTCCCATTCCATTTGGGGGGGTTATTTTTGGGTGTTTCCATCTGGTTTCGAGGTATTTCAGgtgtttcatttccatttttggggtgttttggggtgtttccaTCCATACTCGGGGTGTTCCAGGTGTTCCATTCTCGGGGTGTTTCAGGTGTTCCcaattccatttttggggtattttcagCATTCCCAATCCATTTTCGGGGTGTTTCAGGTATTTccatccatttttggggtgttcccACTCCGTTTTTGGGGCATTTCAGGTATTCCCAATTCCATTTTCAGGGTGTTTCAG GTATTCCCAttccatttttggggtatttcag GTGTTCCCTGCCCATTCTCGGGGTGTTTCAGGTGTTCCAGGTGTTCCATTCTCGGGGTGTTCCAG GTGTTCCCTGCCCATTCTCGGGGTGTTTCCGTCCCTCCCGGGTgtttgggggggacaggtggggcAGTCCCGTGCCGGTGA